GGCACGGACGATGGGCCCGTCATCGACCCCGAGTCCGAGGAGACCACGATGTCCGACCTGGAGACCACCATCGACACCTACCTGGAGGCCTACGGCGAGGCCGACCCGGCCCGCCGGGCCGAGCTCACCGCCCGGTCCTGGTCCGAGGAGGGCCGCCTGTCCGACCCGCCCATGGAGGCCCGCGGCCACGCCGACCTCGACGCCATGTTCGCCGCCGTCCAGAGCCAGTTCCCGGGCCACACCTTCCGGCGCACCTCCGCGGTCGACGCCCACCACGGGGTGGCGCGCTACGGCTGGGACCTGGTCGGCCCCGACGGCACCGTGGCGGTGGCGGGCATGGACGTCGCCGTCCCCGGCGACGACGGCCGCCTGGTCCGGGTGGCCGGCTTCTTCGGCGACCTGCCCCCGCGCGCCGACTGACCGACGCCGGGTCGGGCCGAGGTGGCTGGCGGGCGCGCGGCACCTCGGCCGACCCTGCGGGGGCGGTCGCGGGGTCCGCGGGGTGGTCGGGGGCCTGTGCGACGCTGGCCGGGTCGGCCGGGCCGCCCGTGGTGGGACGCTCCCGGCGCCCGATCGGAGACACGCCCCATGGACCGCACCCGCACCCGTGCCTACCGCGACGGCGCGCTGGTGGCCGAGGACTTCGTCCTCACCGAGGTGTCCGACCACCTGGCGGTCCCTGGGGCGGTGGTGTGGATCGACTTCTGCGCCCCGTCCCGGGCCCAGCTCGACGAGGTGGCCGACGAGCTCGGCCTCCACGACCTGGCCGTGGAAGACGCCCTCGAGCCCCAGCGGCCCAAGCTCGACCACTACCAGTCGCACCTGTTCCTCTCGCTGCCCACCGCCCGGCTGGTGCCCGAGGCGGGCGAGCTCTCCGAGTCCGGCGTCGCCGTGTTCATCGGCGACCGCTGGCTGGTCACGGTCCGGCGCGACGACGCCTTCGCCCTCGACCCCGTGGTTGCCCGGTGGGACCGCTTCCCCGACCTGGCCCGCAGCGGCGTCGGGTTCCTGCTGTGGGGGCTGGTCGACGTGGTGGTCGACGGCTACTTCGACAGCGTCCAGGACTTCGACGACTTCTACGACCGGGTCAGCGAGGGCATCTTCCGGGACGAGCCGATCGAGCCCTCCGAGCAGCGCACCTGGTTCGAGGTGCGCCGGGCCCTGGTCCGGTTCCACCGCCTGGTCGTGCCCCTGCGGGAGGCGGTCAGCTCGCTGATGCGGCGGGAGCACGGCGTGGCCGAGGGCCAGATGTACCCCTACTACCAGGACGTCTACGACCACGTCCTCCGGGTGAGCGAGGCGACCGACTCCCTGCGCGACCTCGTCTCGTCGATCGTGGAGACCAACCTCAGCCTGCGCGACTACCGCCAGAACCAGGTGATGAAGAAGGTCACCAGCTGGGCGGCCATCATCGCCGTGCCCACCCTGATCACCGGCTACTACGGCATGAACGTCCCCTACCCGGGCTTCGCCCGCACCTGGGGCCTGCTGGTGTCGGTCGTGCTCATGGTGGTCTGCTCCGTCGGGCTCTACACCAGCTTCAAGCGCCGCGACTGGCTGTAGGTCGCGTCGCACCGGGAGA
Above is a window of Iamia majanohamensis DNA encoding:
- a CDS encoding magnesium transporter CorA family protein; its protein translation is MDRTRTRAYRDGALVAEDFVLTEVSDHLAVPGAVVWIDFCAPSRAQLDEVADELGLHDLAVEDALEPQRPKLDHYQSHLFLSLPTARLVPEAGELSESGVAVFIGDRWLVTVRRDDAFALDPVVARWDRFPDLARSGVGFLLWGLVDVVVDGYFDSVQDFDDFYDRVSEGIFRDEPIEPSEQRTWFEVRRALVRFHRLVVPLREAVSSLMRREHGVAEGQMYPYYQDVYDHVLRVSEATDSLRDLVSSIVETNLSLRDYRQNQVMKKVTSWAAIIAVPTLITGYYGMNVPYPGFARTWGLLVSVVLMVVCSVGLYTSFKRRDWL
- a CDS encoding nuclear transport factor 2 family protein; translation: MSDLETTIDTYLEAYGEADPARRAELTARSWSEEGRLSDPPMEARGHADLDAMFAAVQSQFPGHTFRRTSAVDAHHGVARYGWDLVGPDGTVAVAGMDVAVPGDDGRLVRVAGFFGDLPPRAD